DNA from Ferrimicrobium acidiphilum DSM 19497:
TCTCGTTCACAGATCGTTCCTACCGTATCGCCAGGCGACTCTGAGCAGTTTTGTCCACCGTGGTCCTTATCCATCTTGGCACATGCCCAAGCTACCAGGTGATTCGAAGTCCCTCGTAAACCGCGACTCCCCAACTGGTCGGGCAAATGGTACTGCCTCAGTGATCACCCCGTGGGTTGGACACCGGAGTCGTCTCAGCTGGCACGAGAGCCACGTCTGGTGAATCCCGATGTCGAGGTGTCTCCATCGGGAGTCGAGCGTTCTCGTGTCATAACAGGACCGGGTCGTATAGGAGCACTTAGGGCATACCAACCGCGATCGGGTAAGCCTGAGCTTTACCAGCAGTTCGTGTGGACGAACTAAAACCTCGATGACGGTGACACTGCGAAGGCCCAGCATCTGCTTAACTAGAGAGGTAGCGCGCACGGTTCTGAACTCCTTTTTGATGGGTTTCCAACACCAAATTTAGAGCTCAGAAACCGTGTGCGTTTCTTATGTGGCTACTTCAGCCTCAAATACCCCCACTGAACTGGGGCTATGGATCAGATCCAGGCCAAATCTATCCACATGAATGTCAATAGAGCCATTTATCATGATGATGCGTTCTCTTGGGATACCAGCTCGCTGGGTCGTTGGATATGATGCAGGAACGTACATCAAGAGCCGCGATGGATACCTGATCCGCCAGGTGGACGCTCACTCCTGGGCGCAGATTTGGATCAATGGAGCTGGTTGGGTATCAATTGATCCGACTCCGGGCTTCAACTTTCCTGGCTACTCCGCAGCCTCGTTGTCGAGTGGCCCCCGACCAATTTCAACCACTCCGACGCCCTCTGCGCCCAAATTAACTATCGCACCCACACCCTCTCCACCCCTTAATGCCGATGCTCACCTTCGCAAAATCCCTCCTCCAAGAAGTCCAAAGAGGGTTCATCAGGGCACGTCCTCGAGTTTGAACGAGTTCGACATTGCCATCATCGCCTTAGCTGCTATCGGTCTCCTTCTGTGGCGATGGCGAAGACGAACTCCAGGCGAGAACGAGACCGTCAAGCAGTGGGCTCACGTGCAACGGGTATCACGTCGTAGTTTTGGAGCCCACTGGAGACTGAACAGCCCGCGCGAGTGGGGGCAAAGCTGGACGAGCCACTTTCCCAACGACAGTGCCCTTATCTGGCCATTAGTGCGGTTGTTCGAGACGTCATTCTATTCTTCGGAGCAGTTGACTCCTGATGAGGCGGCCGAGGCAAAGCTGATTTGGCGTACCCTGAAAGCACGAGCGCGTCGTCGTCGCAGATCCATGCGTTCGTAACTAACTCGCGATCTTAACTCTGAGCGGAGCGCTGCCTCCTTCGTAATCGTGGTTGGATATGGATCCTATCGCTAGCTTGAATCACGAAGAGAATAGAGCTCTGCCTTTCGATGATCGATTGGCTAGCGTGGAGCCAAATGGATGGATGAATCTATCAAAGAGATGATCGCTCTGAATGTCTCGGGTCTCATGATGTTGCCGCTTTCTGCAGGAGCGGACCCATGAGCGTCGTGCACGATCGTTCGGCTGTTTCGACACTAGTGCGACGTCAACCAGACGTTGTAGGCATTCACAATCAGTGACCGATTGTCGTTGCGAATCAGTAGGATTTGTAACAGGTGCCAGCTTGGTTGCGTATTTGGGGGTGACTTTGAGGAATCGAACGGTGATCTCGGATGTCATGGACCAGCTTGATCCGCAACTTGGCTATATAGTCGACAATTTAGAGAGAAAGATTGTCGGAAAGCGCCCCCTGATGGAGTTTATGGTGACTGCCGTTCTTGCCGAGGGGCATGTGTTGTTGGATGACGTTCCTGGGGTTGGCAAGACCACGGTTGCTACCATGCTCGCACGCAGCCTAGATTTAAGTTATAGCCGTATTCAATGCACGCCGGACCTGTTGCCAACGGACATCACCGGGGTAACTATCTTTCACCCAGGAACCCGTCAGTTCGAGTTCCATCCTGGTCCGGTATTTGCCAATCTCGTGATCGCAGACGAGATCAACCGAACCTCGCCTAGGACCCAAAGCGCTCTCTTGGAGGTCATGGAAGAGGGTCAAGTGACGGTTGACGGAGTCACGCACCCTCTCGAACCGCCCTTCTTGGTAGTTGCCACCCAAAATCCAATTGAGTACGAAGGAACGTTTTCGTTGCCCGAGAGCCAGCTCGATCGGTTTCTCTTCAGGCTAAATGTCGGATACCCGAGCATCGAGGAGGAGTCGACGATACTTTCTCAGTCCGATCATGCTCTGCCGCTCGATTCCGTTCAATCGGTGATCAGTCGTCAGGAGCTCCTGGAACGAATGAGGAGTGTAAGAGACGTACATGTCGCTGATGCGATGCGTAGCTATATCGCAAAACTAGCTGATGCGACTCGGTCCTCTCCGCATATCGAGTTGGGCATGAGCCCTCGGGCATCACTGGCACTCTATCGCGCGTCGCAAGCCTGGGCGTTGCTGCACAGCCGAGATTACGTGATTCCAGATGATGTGGTCAAGTTGGCCCCCCTTGTGGTAAAGCATCGTTTGATACTGTCCCGAACCTCAACGAATCCAAACGGGCATCTTGTTGATGATGTCTTCGATAACATTCTACGAAGCGTGCCAATACCACCGCTTGCGAAGTGATGGACAGGGGTGTCTGATGTGCGGCAGAAGGTGAATACCCTAGAGCACTAGGTCTGCATGCTAACCCTAGCCTGCGGTCTGGGTGTATCGACAAAGACTAAGCCTGATGTGTGGTTCGAATTAGCACGATGGAGAGGGTTTTGGGTCGCGCGAGTCCGGATTCGGACGTAACGAGGAGCAGGTAAATGGCGTCGATCGCGGGGCGTCCCGCTCGAAGCTAAACAACTACATGAATATTGCCAACTCTTGCTCCCCAGGAATGCGCACCGCACCTTGGCGGTCGTAGTCTCATCCTCTGCGAGAGGATGTATCTCAATCAGTTCCAGGTAATTTATAGGGATTGTGGCTCTATCGAATATGCCAGCATTGAACTGGTGCTCGTTCTGTTGATGGCGGCGTGAGGTCCGCGATTACTGCGCCTGTTGGTGGAGTCGGTGTTGGTGCTGAATCCTGCCGTACGTACTTGGAACGCTTTCTCAACATACTCAGGCGAGGAGCTTGTGTTCGGATCGTTTTCTTTTGATCGCATACATGGATTTGTCGGCGAGGCGAAGCGCCTCGGCTACGGTAACGCTCTCGTCAGCCAAATACGTTCCGATGCTGGCTCCAACGTGAACTTCATTCCCATGTATATGGTGCGGTTCGCCTAGCGCGACTTCGATTCTATGAGCGAGGCGAGTCAGCTGATCTAGCGTGATTTGAGGAGCACAGACGGCGAATTCGTCGCCTCCTAAGCGAGCAGCGGTATCGTTGCGCCTCACTGCAGACCGCAAACGGTGGGTGGCGGTTAGCAGTACCTCATCGCCTGCGTCGTGACCGTAAGTGTCGTTGACCGATTTGAAGTCGTCTAGGTCAAGGTAGAGCAGGCCGACGGCTGTGGCTCCACGGCGACTCGGATGGATTCGGAGCGCTTCGGAGATCCTGTCGGCGAACAGTAATCGGTTCGCTAACCCGGTAAGCGGATCGTGAGAAGCACGGTGAGCTAGGTCTTGCTCGGACATTTTGCGTCGACTGATGTTAACGTGCGAGACGACTGCTCCTCCGATTGGATCCCCGATTGGAGTAATCCTGGAGGTGAACCAGCGGCCAACCGTGGGTGATGGGCAAGGGTACTCCCGGTCGCTCTCCACTGTCTCGCCGGCGAGTACAGCACGCAACCCAGCAAGGACTTCAGCAGCATCGATGCAGCCAGACTCGGCAGCGCGGGCGCATACCTCCAAGTAATTGACGCCGACCCCAGTTGTCTCCGGATTGCCCCCGTTATCCAACGCGAACATCAACCATACGCGATTGACTGCAATGATAGTGCCGGAGCTGTCCAAGATTGCAGTGGCGTCGGGTAACGCGTCAAGCACCGCCCGTGCAAAACCAGCCATGTTCAGGTAGTCGCCGTCGGTATGGCTATCAATTGCCATATTCTTGATTCGGCGCAATGGCACCGAATCTTGAGCGAGTCGGCTCATAAGGCGAAGTCTATGTCGATAGTTGGAGAGACGCGGTTTTGGTCGATGAAGAATGGCCTCCTGTTTAGAGCGTGTCACCCGAGGTCTTCAAGATCCACTCGTAGTAGCCAAGTACTGCCTCTTGGCAACCTGCAAGCGATTGCCATTGGAGGCTGTGGAGCCTTCTGTCATGTGCTGAAAGTAACTCGGCCGTCTACGCCTCCTGAGGTAAGGATCGGCATACAGAACTTGAACGCATGTCGAGTCGTGATCGCGGAGACAGTCGACGTACTTGATCGAGAGCTTGGCCCAAGCTCGTACTGGGGTTCGGGAAGAGCACAACCTCGATCGTAGCTAGGTGCGCTTTGTCTTCACTCTTCGCAGGTAGAAGACCTACGTTTGGTAGCAGGCGAATGGCCGCGCAACCCTGGGGCGGATCAATCGCCTTGTCGACGATGCTCTACGCGATCCGACGACGGGCATTGTCAAGCCGGAACCTTTGTGTGCATTCTCGCCGGATGATGGTCACGACGGGTCTATGAGGAGCATCGGCTGGTGTATCTCGTAGACGGCGAGGACTTGGCCATTTTTGCAGGCCCGTTGCCACTACGAGACAGAGAACGCTGAGTTAACGATGGTGGATCCCAAGGCGCATCTTCTTTGCCGCGTCAGAAATTTCCCTACCACTGATCACCTAGACATTCGCATGCGATCTCTCTTTGAAACCTGGCGCGGTGGCAGGAGGGGTACCCTGAAAAGTTGTGTATGGCCTACTGATGAGCACGGAGGAAAAAGTTTGAGGTGAGTGACCTGGTTGGGTGCAGATTTCCTACTGGAATGTCAGTAAGAAAACAAAACACAATCAGAAAGGAAATCGCAGCTGACCATGATAACCCCTGACTTCTCGGGTAAGCCCACCTACGCCGTAACTGATGCGGTAACCGAGCTGTTGCGCGTTCATGCCAGGCATCTCATCGCTACCGCTCTTGAGGTAGAGGTGACTGAGATGGTAAACGAGCTCAAGAGTGCCGGTAGGGACGTAGTGCGCAATGGCTACCTCCCCGAGCGATCCATCACCACCGCGATCGGAGATGTCGAGGTTGAGGTACCAAGAATCCGCTCTCGTGACGGCAATGGGTCGATCAACTTCTCATCCAAACTCATTCCTCCCTACCTACGCAGATCCAAGTCCATCGATGCCTGGGTCGCCTATGCCTACCTGAAGGGAATCTCAGAGCGTGATATGGCCCAGGTTCTTGAGGTTGTCCTCGGTGAAGGGGCGAAGAAGCTGACCCCAAATGTCGTCTCCTCCCTCAAAGTCGAGTGGAAGACCAAGTTCGACGAATGCCAAGAAGCGGGACCTCTCTAGAGATACCTTCTCCTATATATATGCCGACGGCATCTACCAAGAGATCAGAGGGGATAACCCCAAGCTCTGCGTGCTTGTGGTCATCGGAGTCGATGACCAGGGGAGGAAACACCTCCTCACCTTGGAAAATGGAACGAGAGAGTCCACCCAATCCTGGCGAGAGGTCCTCGTCGATCTAAAGAGTAGAGGAATGAACGAACCCTTGCTCGCCATTGGAGATGGTGCTCTTGGTTTCTGGGCAGCACTTTCAGAGATCTACCCCGAGACCAAGCACCAACGCTGCTGGTTCCACAAGACGGCCAACATCTTGAACTACGTGCCCAAATCTCTGCGTCCAAAGGTTAAGGAGGATATACATGAGGTTTGGAAGTCTCCGACCAGGGATCATGCCAAGCGGGCTATCGCCACGTTTGAAACCAAGTACGGAGCCAAGTACCCAAAGGCCGTTCACTGCCTGACCAAAGACACCGATGCCCTCTTGGCCTTCTATGACTTTCCAGCTGAGCACTGGGTACACCTTCGGACAAGTAATCCAATCGAGTCGACCTTCTCCATAGTCCGTCATAGAACCATCAAGGTCAAAGGTGCCTTCTCAAATGAATCTGCTCTTTCGATGCTCTACCAACTGGGCCTCGAGGCTGAGAGGTCCTAGCGGCGCATAACCGGTCACGAACGTATCGCAGAGGTCATCTCTGGCGTTGTCTTCGTTGACTGACTACGCCAAGATACCTACACCGCCTAGAGCTGGGCCATAACTATCAGTTGAGTTACTACCGGCACCCAAAGCAATGGGTGCCGGCCCAATCCATCGTTCCCCGACGACTCTGGCAGAACTCCTGCTAACTTGGTTGCTGACATTTAAGTACGAATCACACCCGGCTGGTTAACCGGTTATCAACCGCCACCCAAACTGGTTACGATAACGGTGTTGAAGTCGGTTCGTACACAACATTTCTGCATGCCTCCAAGATTGTAGTAACTTGCGGGTCATTCAGTAAAGACAAGAACTTACGCCTATGCCCGCCAAAAGCTGAACCGACCTCTGTTACCACACAGTCTATTGAGTATCCATGCTCTGTAGCCGAAGTAAGGACTCTGGCAACCTGGCGGTCTAGGTCTGATTTCTGATCCGCAGAAGACACTCGCGCATATGTGACGGCAGAGTTGGACACAGATGGCGGTGACTCTAGGTATCCCACCAATATGAGTTGTCCAACTTTACGCGCAGGAACAGGCGAAGTGCCGGCACGATACCACTTACATGCGGTTTGGGGATGTATACCCTGGAACAGTGCCCACCCACGCAGGTTCATTACATCCTCTTGCAGTACATCAGTACGTTAACTGTTGCAACCCCGAATTTTTAGGCTATCGATTAGGAGTGGACGGCCACAGCCAAACTGCTTGGTTCGATCAGACCTAACATCCCCCTAACAGAATTCATGGCTAACGCATACCTCAGAACCGTAGAGTGCTTCACATGACTACTGCCATCGGATCTGCGTCGTTTTGTAACTCTATTGTTTCGCCAGCGTGAGTAAGACTAGATTCTGGACATTCGTTCTGCGTGGACTGGTCGTTTTAGCTATATTTGGTGTCGGATACTTAGTTCGCGCCGTGACCTCGCCGGCTGGTCGAAGTAGGCCAACGCGAACTGGAAAAATAATTACCGTTGCAGATGGCACTGCTGCCCAGACTATACCAGCGTCGGGGACCATAGAACCGGCGACCGAGCGTACTGTTAGCTTTGCGACCTCTGGTGCGGTCAATGCGGTAAATGTAGCTGTTGGGCAGTCGGTTACCTCTGGCCAACAACTCGCAACTTTGCAGACAGCACCCCTCGCAGCTACAGTTGCCCAGGATCAGGCTCAACTTGCTAGCGCCCAGGCCAAGCTCAGTGTCGATGAAGCTGCTGGAGCGGCGTCCACGACGATCAATGCAGACAACGCTGAAGTCAGTGCTGCAACTTATTCACTCTCAATTGCTCAGGCAAACTTAGGCGATGCTACCTTGAGGGCTCCGATATCGGGTACCATAGTTTCAAATACGCTTGTTCCTGGGCTGCAGGTATCTGGAACAGTAAATGCTGCGGGTGTAGCTCCAGGAATTACCATCATAAGTCCAAACTCGTGGATGGTTGAGGCGTCGGTGAGCGACGCCAGCATTGCCGGAGTGACGAAGGGCGAGCAGGCAAAAATCACGCCACAGGGTTCAACAACTACAGTGTATGGAACCGTTACGTCCGTGGGTCTAGTCGCAACCACAACTGGTGGAGTAGCATCCTTCCCGGTGACGATTGCTATAACCGGATCGCCGACAGGACTCTACACGGGTCTCCCAGCGAACATTTTTCTGATCACGCGAGTGCAAGCCAACGTTATTGAGGTCCCTATCCTCGCGGTTCACTCGCTTACGTCACATCCCTATGTAATCGTTGAGAAAGGCAAGACTAAGTCAGATACCCCGGTCACACTCGGGCCAATCATTGGTGCCAATGTGATCGTTTCGCACGGTCTTTCCGTTGGTCAACGCATTCTTGAGAGGATTCCGTCTTTCGCCAAGTCGTTGGGTGTTCCTGGCCCGACAGGAAGAGGTGCAAAGCGTGGCGCTAAAGGTGGAGGTGGTCTGGGTGGACTCTAAGCAGATCTCTCCGCAGGATAACCTGCTCGTCCTCAAGGACATAACTAAACGCTATCAACTTGGGAATCTATTTGTCGAGGCTCTTCGAGGGATCAGTTTTACCGTGGCCGCCAATGACTACGTAGCCATCACCGGCCCCTCCGGGTCTGGAAAGTCGACACTCATGCATCTCATTGGCTGCCTTGACGTTCCTACCTCTGGAGATCTGATCATCGCTGGGGAATTGGTAAGAGATCTGAGCCAATCGCAGCTCGCTATGATACGCAACCGACGTATTGGCTTTGTTTTCCAGCAATTCAATCTATTGCGAACGATGACCGCCCTGCGCAACGTTGAACTTCCGCTTCTCTATGCCGGCGTCTCCAAGAGCGAGCGACGAGAGCGTGCAACGGTTCTCCTTGAGCGAGTTGGGCTTGGTGACCACATGGGACATCGTCCAATGGAGCTTTCGGGAGGACAGCAGCAGCGTGTCGCGATCGCCCGTGCACTCGTTGGGGATCCTAGCATTATTCTTGCCGACGAACCTACAGGTAATCTTGACTCGCATAGTGCCGAAGAGATTCTGACAATTTTTGACGAACTCAACGAGGCTGGACGCACCTTAGTCGTCATCACTCACGACGATAGCGTGGCAGCTAAAGCAATGCGAGCACTGCATATCCGTGATGGTGAGCTGCAGGAGGTCTCGTGACCTGGGCGCAACTCTTTCGAAGCGCACTCGAGGCGATTCAATGGAACCGTCTGCGATCACTGTTAACCGTACTCGGGATCGTGATCGGGATAGCCGCCGTGATGGTAACAGTGGGCCTTGGCGAAGGAGCACAGGCGAAGGTTAACTCAAAGATCGCCTCTCTTGGAAGCAACCTTCTGACGGTAGCGCCTGGAAGTACCTCGTCAGCTCCGGGTGTGCGACGCGGTTTAGGGAGCGCGTCCACTCTGACGATGGCGGATGCTGCTGCTCTATCTTCTCGCGTCGTCGCCCCTGCTATCGCCGCTGTGGCTCCGCTGACAAGTCAACACCAGACGCTTACCAACGCGGCAACTAGCTGGCCAACCACGGTAGATGGAACCACTCCGTCGTGGCTCGCAATTCGCTCTCGTTCAGTTGAGGCAGGCAGATTTATAGATGCCCAAGACGAAGCATCGAATGCCGATGTGGTGGTTCTGGGAGCGGTAACGGCCCAAGAGCTCTTCAACACATCGAACCCAATCGGTAGGGTGGTCGATGTTGGGCCGCTGCCTATGACCGTGATCGGCGTTCTCGCACCTGTAGGCTCGGGAACGTCTGCAACGTCTAACCAGGATAACCTAGCTATTGTCCCGATATCTACTGCACAAGCTTCGCTGATTGGAACCTCCGCCAACGATTCAGTTAGTTCGATCTTGTTGCAGGCGACCAGTTCATCGACTCTGTCGGCGGCCTACCAAGAGGCAAACCACGAACTTATGATGCTCCATGGCATTACGAATCCAGCAAATGCCGACTTTACGATAACTGCGGAACAGTCTCTATTCAGTGCCGCAACCTCGATATCTGCGACGCTTACAACACTTCTTGCCGGTATTGCTACCGTATCACTCTTGGTGGGTGGGATCGGTGTAATGAACATAATGCTGGTTTCTGTAACCGAACGGACGAGGGAGATAGGTCTGCGCAAGGCTCTAGGAGCCAAGCCTAGCGATATCCGTCGTCAGTTTCTAGTTGAGGCATCAGCCCTTGGTGTCTCGGGAGGCCTGATCGGAGCCGCACTGGGACTGTTGGGACAGCTGTTATTGCCGTCCATCATCGCGAATCCGGTTGCAATCCCGCCAGTGGTTACCGTTGGAGCTGTAGCCGTCGCACTTGTCATCAGTCTCTTGTTTGGGGTCTATCCGGCTGCTCGAGCAGCTCAACTCTCTCCAATCGATGCCCTGCGGTCTGAATAGTAGGAAAGGAACATCCCTTGAACCGAAGCATTTTTGTTGTAGTGGGCGTATTGTTGGGCGGTGGAGTGTTGACAGCTTGTGGATCTGCAACTACGAGCGCGGCTTCAACCACGGCCCCCAGAGCCTCCTCTACCCCTAAACACGGCATACCAAAGATCGCTGCGAGCGGAACCATCGCGGCGGTATCATTATCAAGCTCGAGTATGCAGGTTCAAGGTACTGCAACTGGCGAAACAACCGTCGATTGGACGTCGACCACCAGATTTACTCAGGCCATTACGATTTCGCCATCCGCTATCGCGATCGGATCGTGTGTATCGGCAATCGAGCACACTCCAAGAGGTTCTAACATCGCGGTGATTCACTCGATTACAGTAACAACCGGCAAGAGTACGTGCGCAAATCCGCCGACAGTAGCGAAGAAAGCCAAGCATCATGGGTCACATTCCCATAGACGCCCTAAGGGGCACCGTCTGATACGAGGAACGGTAACCGCAGTATCGTCTACGTCGATAACGATATCGGAGTCAGCGACCTCGAAATCGACTGCACAATCCGTGACACTTCCATTAACCAAGACGATTCGTATCATCGCTCACCAAATTGCAGCTAGCACAGACCTCATCGCCGGCCGTTGCGTGATTGTTCAGGGGTCAACTAGTTCCATTGGGGTAGTGACCGCTCGACGCATCGGCATATCCCAGCCAACCAACGGGTCGTGTAAAGTGACCAAAGGTACAACGTCCCCGTCCACAGGGAGCACGGGTGCATAGATACCGGCGGATAGTCGTAGTGTCCATCATCGCGGCGGGAGTCATAGCCGTGGCAGCGTTTGTTGTCGCAGGTCGCACTGGAGCACCCAGATATCAGTTCGGCTACGCGAAGCCAGAGGCAGTTAGTGCGACCGTTAGCGCTATCGGTACCTTGTCTCCAACTGTTCAGGCTGTGATTCCTCCGCCGATCGATGGGACCGTCTCTTCGATAACTGCGCATGTGGGCCAGACTGTGGTGGCGGGCGAGACCCTCGCGACCATTTCACCTTCTGCAAATACATCTCACGTGCAGATAGCCGATGCAGCTGCGCTTGCCCAAGCCCAAGCAGCGCTAGCCCAGGCCGAGCAACCTAATCAAGTGACGACATCGAAGAATGCCACGAGTAGCTCCCAAGCACTTAAGACAGATGTGAGCGCACTTCAGCGGACGATAGCAAAACTATGCCCAACAACCAAGTCGCCGATATCGTCAACCTGTGGCTCCCTAGACAGTGAGCTGAGTCGGCTATCTTCTCAGTTGAGCGGCAAAGTATCGAATGCCAACTCTAGTGGCCGTGAAGCGAGCACAGCTTCAAGCGCCACCATCGCGGCTGACCAAGCTATTGTGGTAGCAGACCAGAGCGCCCTGACATCCGCTCAACAAGCCCGACCCAGTTCCCTGGTAACACCAATTGCGGGCACCGTTGCGATACTTCCGCTCACTGCTGGTCAGGTGGTCCGCGCTCAATCTACCTCTTACGCAATTACAGTGATTCAATCCAATAAGCCAGAGGTGATAGTGCCTATTGCTATCTCCACTGGTCATCAACTTCACAATGGCGACCAAGCCAGTATCGTTCCCTTTGGGAGTGCCCATCCTACCAGCGGCTTAGTTAAATCGATCGGGACTGTTCTGACAACTAACAAGGCGACGGGCGTGACAACTATCCCAGTTGTTCTCTCCATCAATCACCTGGCACGATCAGTTTTTGACGGCACGCAGGCACTTGTGACAATAGACATTGCGCACAGCGCGCATGTACTAGCCGTACCCACCTCAGCAATCAACTACTCGGCTGGTCGAGCGATAGTCCTTGTGGATGGACCGAATGGGGTAACCAAACACGCCGTTAAACTTGGGATTGTAGGTGCGCGCTACACATCCATAACCGGAGGTCTCCTCGCCGGTGACCGCGTTGTTCTAGCTAACCTTGATCGACCCCTGCCTACCCCGATTAAGCCGATCGGCGGCTCGCGAAAATTATTTGGTAAGGGCTAGAAGTCAGTAGTTCGTCGCATGTAGACGGCTCTATTGACATTCATGTGGATAAACTCGCGCTTTCATAGGGTAACTTCAAGTCAATCGGTCCGAGAAGCTTGCATCCTAGGGCCAGAGTAGCCTTGGCGGAGTGAAGCCCATACGAGCGGGCAATGATGAAGCGAACTCATGCGTTGAGTCCCTCGACCCTTCCATTGGATACCCCAAGTATGACGGAGGCAAGTATGCCGTTTCGATGAGTACGGATGGTCTTTGATAACTAGGGGCGATTATGAGCCTGTATCTCGGTGGCCACCTCCTGCCAGTTGGGAATCACGGGCGTACTCTTTGGTGTCTCAACCGCGGCGAACAACAACTGCTCCAGGGCTTGTACATCCATGCCTGCTGGAAGTGGCCAACCGATCTCGTGCTCTGCTGCCTTCTCCAGATACGTAGCCACGCTTGGCCGAGAGACTCCCGTCTCTCGGCTGATTACCCTGACACTCTTGCCCTGCGCACTGAGGCGCAGTACCTCTTCGATCTTTCTCATTGGTATCCTCCTATTGGGCATGTGGCACCTTTGGGTGGTTGGTTTTCAGTCACCACATAAGGATGCCACAGCCTCTTTGCATCCATTGTTCCTGAGTCCGTCTCGCACCCTCTAGGGGGTGGCAAACTTCAGCGAGAATACGCAACCGGCATTCCATGTGTATTGGCACCTTCTCCCACCCCGCGTTAATTGGTTGTGCTTCCCACTCGATGATGTCATTGCGTCTACCTCCATGATGGACCGGACGAGCGGTGTCGACAGCCGCGCTCAGATCGCGATAACGTCCAGCCGGCCGCCAACCAGTTGATCTCCAATGCGAGGCTCTTGATCCACTCGATGCAGCGTCAAGGACTGTTGGCATCCTCGTTGGCTACTCCTGGGCCGGCTCCATTGCTGGTGTCCGATATCCAAGCATCACCGTGCCGATCAGCGCGCTCAACGCGATAAGGACGATAGGAATGTCGAAGCCCACGAGCGCAACCAACCCGGCTCCGAGTGCGATTGAGACGCTCTGAACCCCGTTG
Protein-coding regions in this window:
- a CDS encoding efflux RND transporter periplasmic adaptor subunit, yielding MHRYRRIVVVSIIAAGVIAVAAFVVAGRTGAPRYQFGYAKPEAVSATVSAIGTLSPTVQAVIPPPIDGTVSSITAHVGQTVVAGETLATISPSANTSHVQIADAAALAQAQAALAQAEQPNQVTTSKNATSSSQALKTDVSALQRTIAKLCPTTKSPISSTCGSLDSELSRLSSQLSGKVSNANSSGREASTASSATIAADQAIVVADQSALTSAQQARPSSLVTPIAGTVAILPLTAGQVVRAQSTSYAITVIQSNKPEVIVPIAISTGHQLHNGDQASIVPFGSAHPTSGLVKSIGTVLTTNKATGVTTIPVVLSINHLARSVFDGTQALVTIDIAHSAHVLAVPTSAINYSAGRAIVLVDGPNGVTKHAVKLGIVGARYTSITGGLLAGDRVVLANLDRPLPTPIKPIGGSRKLFGKG
- a CDS encoding helix-turn-helix domain-containing protein, giving the protein MRKIEEVLRLSAQGKSVRVISRETGVSRPSVATYLEKAAEHEIGWPLPAGMDVQALEQLLFAAVETPKSTPVIPNWQEVATEIQAHNRP